Within Dysgonomonas mossii, the genomic segment TTCACAGACTTGTTTTTATTATTAAATTAAGGATGTCAATTACATAATTGATGCAAAATAAAATTCAGGAAACAATTTAATATTTTTACCTGTTGCTATATTAAATAGGATATTGGTACACATCCCTGCTACAATCCAAGAGGCAACAGCCAATTGTGGGGGAGATAATTCTCTATTTTCTAGTGAATAAGCCTCAAGCACTTCTTCCAACCATTTTTTTCGATTATTCAAGTGTTTCAAATGTGTTATTACATAGGAGACAAAATATGCCTCAAATCCTTCACATGTATCATAAAATGTATTTAACTTCAAGCTTTCTCTATTTATGATAAATACACAACCTGCCCACCCTAAATTATAAGGATGTAATATTGGAATATTGTGACTTAGGCATACATCGTCAAAAAGAAAAGGAACATTCGATGTAAAATCAAGAGCATTAATCGCAATATCATATGCATCTAATGATACATAATCTTCAAGATTTTCCTCTGTCAGAAATATTGAATGATATGTTATATTAGCATTTTGATTTATCGCTTTTAATCTGTTATATATTGACTTAGTTTTCAACTCATCTATGTCAGACATTAAATAATTCTGTCTATTTAAGTTAGACTCCTCTACACAATCTCCATCAATGACACATATATTCTCAAAACCAAGTCTTAATGCACATTCTACTATTCCACTCGCCAAACCTACTCCTCCAACAAGAATTCGGTAGTTTCGTATTCTTTCTTGTTCTTCATCTGAAATATAGATTCTGTTTCTGCTATATAAAGATACCTTTGTTGTTTCCATAGAAAAGGTTTTAAATTTCTTGATATATTATAGACAGGAATTGTTTCAGAACCAATATGATTTTTAGACTCTCCTGCTTGAAGCATATATATACCTAGCAATCTTATTTTCTCATATAATTTACGATCACACTCTGCAAACATTATTGATTCATTAGAACAGATATGAAATAATGCTTGTACCAATAATATTTTTAAAATAACAGAACTAGCCTTCCCTAAAGAAAAAGAGTCAATAGCTAAACAACCAATATGCCAGATATTCGGCGTTTTAGTTTCTTTCTCTTGAATATTGTCAATATTAATATCAAATACTGCTTGTATTGGTAAAACATATTTTTTAGTCCATCTTAAAGTTCTAATAGTTCCTATTATATTTCCTTGATTATTTCTTATTCCATAAAAAAATGAATCTTGAAGCCAGCATTTTTCTCTCTTATATAACTCTTCAATTTCCCTTTTTATAGTTGTAGGATAATACCCCAAATGAGATTTATAATTTGTTTCAATTATAAAACTTGAAGCCTCCTTTAAACTTGCATTGGAAAACCTCCATAAAGAAAAATTCTCAAATTGTCGTATTAAGTGCTCCATGATAAAAACTTTAAATTGTTATTTATTAGAAACTTACAGAATAAAGTTTGAAGTAGATGATTAGCGACCAATCACAAATACAGCCGTAATAATATGAAAATCAAATTTTAAACACACAGAAAACATTTGAAAATCACTAAAAAACGAGCATTTATTGAATATGAGTTCTGTTTTATTTATGTATACAAAAATATTTTATTAAATAATAACTACCTTTACCCTTTTGGGTAGTTTTTCTTTTTTTACTAAAAATACTATAATCCATCTTTACATATCTATTTAAAATGAAGAATTTATGTTATTCAATTTAGACGATTTTTTTGAAGGGGTTACTGATGAAGAGTGCAATGGTACTATTTATTATAAAATATCACAACTACTCATTGATACCCTAGATGCAATGAGTAGAGTATCAGGGGAAAGCCTATATGTTATTAACTATTTAAGTAGAGGATTCTTATACGTTTCTCAAAATCCTTTATTTTTAAATGGTTATTTAAGAGAAGATGTGTTAAAAATGGGATATTCATTTTATGAAAAAAACTTACCCCAAGAAGATATAGATATGTTACTTGAAATAAATAAAAAAGGATTTGCTTTTTTTTATCAACAACCAATAGAAGACAGACTTAAATTTACAATTTCATATGACTTTAGATTACTTCAAAAGAACAAATCAACAACAATGATTAATCATAAATTAACACCTATATTGCTAACACCAAAAGGTAATATATGGCTAGCTCTATGTTCTGTAATGCTATCTACAGAAAAAAAATCTGGAAACGTATATATTAATAAATCTGGGGGTCTACA encodes:
- a CDS encoding HesA/MoeB/ThiF family protein: METTKVSLYSRNRIYISDEEQERIRNYRILVGGVGLASGIVECALRLGFENICVIDGDCVEESNLNRQNYLMSDIDELKTKSIYNRLKAINQNANITYHSIFLTEENLEDYVSLDAYDIAINALDFTSNVPFLFDDVCLSHNIPILHPYNLGWAGCVFIINRESLKLNTFYDTCEGFEAYFVSYVITHLKHLNNRKKWLEEVLEAYSLENRELSPPQLAVASWIVAGMCTNILFNIATGKNIKLFPEFYFASIM
- a CDS encoding response regulator transcription factor is translated as MLFNLDDFFEGVTDEECNGTIYYKISQLLIDTLDAMSRVSGESLYVINYLSRGFLYVSQNPLFLNGYLREDVLKMGYSFYEKNLPQEDIDMLLEINKKGFAFFYQQPIEDRLKFTISYDFRLLQKNKSTTMINHKLTPILLTPKGNIWLALCSVMLSTEKKSGNVYINKSGGLHRLRYSFEGKRWRSTEVVSLSKIENVILKLSAQGLSNKQIAETIYLNINTIKFHKKNIYQKLNVKNITEAIVFAHNNYII